A region of Lycium barbarum isolate Lr01 chromosome 1, ASM1917538v2, whole genome shotgun sequence DNA encodes the following proteins:
- the LOC132611254 gene encoding uncharacterized protein LOC132611254 → MSDSPSSVAGVPCTPTTPSTPDISIGSTSGSSTSSRLVISIVGEKFVPNGHSISKSITETFKERQDATGYSWKDVSESTRKFYWHEFVKLYQWNPSETTVIEHAWVKVASTLYSKKLHHWRKRPRLTFVPEDVWKSWKTYWAFDKWLEKSHIDTQNRHSETGGLDTGPSKHTGGSKSTAIDLRRPANSWDVFKKLHTKERMAALFIPSLRALIYWFTRPVCNHYSQIANISPEPSAHEKSSLCADFPVS, encoded by the exons ATGAGTGATTCGCCATCATCAGTTGCCGGTGTTCCTTGTACTCCTACTACTCCAAGTACTCCAGATATCTCTATTGGGTCTACTAGCGGCTCATCGACATCTAGTCGGTTGGTCATCTCAATTGTAGGAGAAAA GTTTGTTCCTAATGGTCATTCTATTTCGAAGAGCATCACAGAAACATTCAAGGAACGACAAGATGCTACTGGTTACTCATGGAAGGATGTTAGTGAATCCACTCGTAAATTCTATTGGCATGAATTTGTG aaattaTATCAGTGGAACCCTTCTGAGACTACCGTAATTGAACACGCCTGGGTTAAAGTGGCATCCACCTTATACTCTAAGAAATTGCACCATTGGCGAAAACGTCCCAGACTTACTTTTGTTCCAGAAGATGTATGGAAAAGCTGGAAGACATATTGGGCCTTTGACAAGTGGCTGGAAAAATCTCATATCGACACTCAAAATCGACACAGTGAGACCGGTGGTCTTGACACTGGTCCAAGCAAGCATACTGGTGGTTCTAAATCAACA GCAATAGACCTACGTCGTCCTGCAAATTCATGGGATGTCTTTAAGAAGCTGCACACAAAAGAAAGGATGGCAGCTTTGTTTATCCCAAGTCTAAGAGCATTAAT TTACTGGTTTACACGACCTGTTTGCAACCACTATAGCCAAATTGCCAATATTTCCCCTGAACCATCTGCACATGAAAAGAGCAGCCTTTGTGCAGATTTTCCTGTATCTTAG